A single region of the Winslowiella toletana genome encodes:
- the dusC gene encoding tRNA dihydrouridine(16) synthase DusC has protein sequence MRVLLAPMEGVLDSLVRELLSEVNDYDLCITEFLRVVDQLLPEKSFYRLCPELHYASRTPSGTRVRVQLLGQHPQWLAENAARAVALGSWGVDLNCGCPSKLVNGSGGGATLLKDPELIYRAAKAMRAAVPGDLPVTVKVRLGWDSGDRQFEIADAVQQAGATELAVHGRTKEDGYKAERINWQAIGDIRQRLSIPVIANGEIWDWQSAQDCLATTGCDAVMIGRGALNVPNLSRVIKFNQPRMPWPEVVQLLQKYTRLEKQGDTGLYHVARIKQWLGYLRKEYAEATDLFSEIRALKTSAEIATIISQQS, from the coding sequence ATGCGGGTTTTACTGGCTCCAATGGAAGGCGTTCTCGACTCTCTGGTTCGTGAGCTGCTGAGCGAAGTGAATGATTACGATCTTTGCATCACCGAGTTTTTGCGCGTGGTCGATCAGCTGTTGCCAGAAAAATCATTTTACCGCCTCTGCCCGGAGCTGCATTACGCCAGCCGGACGCCGTCAGGTACCCGTGTGCGCGTGCAGTTACTCGGTCAGCATCCGCAGTGGCTGGCGGAAAACGCGGCGCGTGCGGTGGCGCTCGGTTCATGGGGCGTGGATCTCAACTGTGGTTGCCCGTCAAAACTGGTCAATGGCAGCGGCGGGGGGGCCACACTGCTGAAAGATCCCGAACTGATTTATCGTGCTGCTAAAGCGATGCGTGCAGCGGTACCGGGCGATCTGCCGGTAACGGTAAAGGTGCGCCTTGGCTGGGATTCCGGCGATCGGCAGTTTGAAATCGCCGATGCGGTGCAGCAGGCCGGTGCGACCGAGCTGGCGGTACATGGCCGCACCAAAGAGGATGGCTATAAAGCGGAACGCATCAACTGGCAGGCGATAGGCGATATCCGTCAGCGTTTAAGCATCCCGGTGATCGCCAATGGTGAAATCTGGGACTGGCAAAGCGCGCAGGATTGCCTCGCGACCACCGGTTGCGATGCGGTAATGATTGGCCGCGGTGCGCTGAATGTGCCGAATCTCAGCCGGGTAATTAAATTTAATCAGCCACGTATGCCGTGGCCCGAAGTGGTACAGCTGTTGCAGAAATATACCCGGCTGGAGAAGCAGGGCGACACCGGACTGTATCATGTGGCGCGCATCAAACAGTGGCTGGGCTATCTGCGTAAGGAATATGCGGAGGCGACCGATCTGTTCAGTGAAATTCGTGCGTTAAAAACCTCAGCTGAGATTGCCACAATCATTTCGCAACAATCTTAG
- a CDS encoding DedA family protein, giving the protein MHIDVNGLISQYGYWALLIGCLAEGETFTLLGGVAAHEGLLHYGWVVLIAALGGIIGDQVLFFVGRYYGTTILGRFKKHQDKIVKANKMIRRRPSLFVIGVRFMYGFRLIGPVIIGASRLSPAKFLLLNVIGALLWALIFVSLGYVGGRVIAPWLHQLDQHLKHLLWLGAAIALVWGARVAFRRWSDNRQQ; this is encoded by the coding sequence TTGCATATCGATGTAAATGGACTGATTTCACAATACGGTTACTGGGCGCTGTTGATAGGGTGCCTTGCAGAAGGTGAAACCTTTACTTTATTAGGCGGCGTGGCGGCACATGAAGGCTTGCTACATTATGGTTGGGTGGTACTGATTGCCGCGCTGGGTGGCATCATTGGCGATCAAGTGCTGTTTTTTGTTGGTCGCTATTACGGCACGACGATTCTCGGCCGGTTTAAAAAACATCAGGATAAGATTGTTAAAGCCAATAAGATGATTCGTCGTCGGCCGTCGCTATTTGTGATTGGCGTGCGCTTTATGTACGGCTTCCGGCTAATCGGCCCGGTAATTATTGGAGCCAGCCGACTGTCACCCGCCAAATTCCTGCTGCTGAACGTGATTGGCGCACTGCTGTGGGCGCTGATCTTTGTTTCGCTGGGCTACGTTGGCGGACGAGTGATTGCTCCGTGGTTGCACCAGCTCGATCAGCACCTGAAGCATCTGCTGTGGCTGGGGGCGGCAATCGCGCTGGTCTGGGGTGCCCGCGTGGCGTTTCGCCGCTGGTCAGATAATCGACAGCAGTAG
- the pbpG gene encoding D-alanyl-D-alanine endopeptidase, protein MPAKIRYSLLSLAILFSGQGMFSQAVASQNITKVAASAQPEIASGSAMVIDLNTNKVIFASHPDRVRPIASITKVMTAMVVLDAHLPLDEMLKVDISHTPEMRGVYSRVRLNSEISRKNMLLLALMSSENRAAASLAHHYPGGYNAFIRAMNAKARALGMSNTRYVEPTGLSINNVSTARDLTKLLIASKKYPLIGQLSTTHEDMANFSSPNYTLPFRNTNHLVYKPDWNIQLTKTGFTNEAGHCLVMRTTINQRPVALVVLDAFGKYTHFADANRLRSWIETGKAAPVPAAALSYKKQKAAQVASNSTVE, encoded by the coding sequence ATGCCTGCAAAAATCCGTTATTCGCTTTTGAGTTTAGCCATTCTTTTTTCTGGTCAGGGCATGTTCAGCCAGGCCGTCGCCAGCCAAAATATCACCAAAGTGGCCGCGTCTGCGCAGCCAGAAATCGCCTCCGGCAGCGCGATGGTAATCGATCTAAATACCAATAAAGTGATCTTCGCCAGCCATCCTGATCGGGTGCGGCCGATTGCTTCCATCACCAAAGTGATGACCGCGATGGTGGTGCTGGATGCACATCTGCCGCTGGACGAAATGTTAAAGGTTGATATCAGCCACACGCCGGAAATGCGTGGCGTCTATTCCCGGGTACGTCTTAACAGTGAGATCAGCCGTAAAAATATGCTGTTACTGGCGCTGATGTCATCGGAAAACCGTGCGGCGGCCAGCCTCGCGCATCACTATCCGGGCGGCTATAATGCGTTTATCCGCGCGATGAATGCCAAAGCGCGCGCGCTCGGCATGAGTAACACCCGTTACGTCGAGCCGACCGGCTTGTCGATTAATAATGTCTCCACCGCGCGCGATCTGACTAAACTGCTGATTGCCTCTAAAAAGTACCCACTGATTGGTCAGTTGAGTACTACCCATGAAGATATGGCGAACTTCAGCAGCCCGAATTACACCCTGCCTTTCCGCAATACCAATCATCTGGTTTACAAACCTGACTGGAACATTCAGCTGACTAAAACCGGTTTTACTAATGAGGCCGGACACTGCCTGGTCATGCGGACTACGATTAATCAGCGCCCGGTGGCGCTGGTGGTGCTGGATGCTTTTGGTAAATATACCCATTTTGCCGATGCAAATCGTCTGCGTAGCTGGATTGAAACCGGTAAGGCCGCGCCGGTTCCGGCGGCTGCTCTGAGCTATAAAAAACAGAAAGCCGCGCAGGTCGCCAGCAACAGCACGGTTGAATAG
- a CDS encoding MFS transporter: MSSAAALSNFQLNKRIISVIIFTFFCYLSVGLPLAVLPGFVHNQLGYSSFLAGLIISIQYFATLISRPQSGRLADILGPKRVVMLGLVCCGMSGVLSIAAVLAQTLPWLSLLLLAIGRVFLGVGESFTSTGSTLWGINVVGTLQTARVISWNGVATYLAMAIGAPLGVMLNQLFGIAGFASLIILMAVVGFWMASKKPAIKVTVANRIPFHQVFSRVWLYGLGLGLGTIGFGVIATFITLYFASRDWNGAAFALTLFSLGFIAMRLVFSNMITRFGGLKVSLVSFLIECVGLLIIWQAATPWLVDVGAFMTGAGFSLVFPALGVEAVKQVQPQNQGSALGTYSAFLDLGLGLTGPVAGILIGHWGMQSIYLAAAGVVLTAVLITLRLLSLPPGNPAG, encoded by the coding sequence ATGTCATCAGCAGCAGCGCTCAGTAACTTTCAGCTCAATAAACGTATTATCTCGGTGATTATTTTCACTTTCTTTTGCTATCTGTCAGTGGGCTTGCCGCTGGCGGTATTGCCGGGATTTGTCCATAACCAGCTGGGTTACAGCTCCTTTCTGGCCGGTTTAATCATCAGTATTCAATATTTTGCCACTCTAATCAGTCGCCCACAGTCGGGACGTCTGGCTGATATTCTTGGGCCGAAACGTGTCGTAATGCTGGGGCTGGTATGCTGTGGTATGAGTGGCGTATTGTCGATTGCCGCGGTGCTGGCGCAAACGCTGCCCTGGCTGAGTCTGCTGCTGCTGGCAATCGGGCGGGTATTCCTCGGCGTTGGCGAGAGTTTTACCAGCACCGGTTCTACCCTGTGGGGCATCAATGTGGTCGGCACGCTACAAACCGCGCGCGTAATTTCGTGGAACGGCGTGGCAACCTATCTGGCGATGGCAATCGGTGCGCCGCTGGGGGTGATGCTGAATCAGCTGTTTGGCATCGCCGGTTTTGCCTCACTGATTATCCTGATGGCGGTAGTAGGATTCTGGATGGCCAGCAAAAAACCGGCGATTAAGGTGACGGTGGCCAACCGCATTCCGTTTCATCAGGTTTTTTCCCGCGTCTGGCTGTACGGTCTCGGTCTGGGGCTGGGCACCATCGGCTTTGGCGTGATCGCCACCTTTATTACCCTCTATTTCGCCAGCCGTGACTGGAACGGCGCGGCTTTCGCCCTGACGTTGTTCAGCCTCGGTTTTATTGCCATGCGGCTGGTGTTCAGCAATATGATTACCCGCTTTGGCGGTCTGAAAGTGTCGCTGGTGTCATTTCTGATTGAGTGTGTCGGCTTGCTGATTATCTGGCAGGCGGCGACGCCGTGGCTGGTGGATGTCGGCGCGTTTATGACCGGTGCGGGCTTCTCGCTGGTGTTCCCGGCATTGGGCGTGGAAGCGGTGAAGCAGGTGCAGCCGCAAAACCAGGGCAGCGCGCTGGGGACCTATTCTGCGTTCCTCGATCTCGGGCTGGGTCTGACCGGGCCGGTCGCCGGCATTCTGATTGGTCACTGGGGGATGCAGTCGATTTATCTGGCAGCGGCAGGGGTGGTGCTGACGGCAGTGCTGATTACGCTGCGGCTGTTAAGCTTGCCGCCAGGAAACCCGGCCGGGTAA
- a CDS encoding L,D-transpeptidase family protein: MKKTIRAIVTLALAFAAFSHSAFAVVYPLPEKNSRLIGENLEITVPQDSKLPLEAFAAQFQMGLSNLLEANPGVDVYLPQAGSKLIIPQQLILPDAPREGIIINSAEMRLYYYPKGTNTVVVLPIGIGELGKDTPMDWVTSVQRKKDGPTWTPTKKMHEEYAARGEKLLDVFPAGPDNPMGLYALYIGRLYAIHGTNANFGIGLRVSHGCVRLRADDIKWLFDNVPVGTRVQFINQPVKASIEPDGSRYVEIHNPLSTTEEQFNSREPVPITITPAVSKVVVDASVNQAAMDTALKARSGMPTKVNGLSENGESAPVVIPESDNALPQEQAMTPATPQSAGAVESTEGATEPTDGAAPITNQDTLQTDAPVASDTSL, encoded by the coding sequence ATGAAAAAGACCATTCGCGCGATCGTCACACTGGCACTGGCATTTGCGGCATTCAGCCACTCTGCTTTTGCTGTGGTTTATCCACTTCCGGAAAAAAATAGCCGGTTGATCGGTGAAAACCTGGAAATTACCGTTCCTCAAGACAGCAAGTTGCCGCTGGAGGCCTTTGCTGCACAGTTCCAGATGGGCCTCAGCAACCTGCTTGAAGCTAACCCTGGTGTGGATGTTTATCTGCCACAGGCAGGCAGTAAACTGATCATCCCTCAGCAGTTGATTCTGCCGGACGCACCACGCGAAGGCATTATCATCAACAGCGCTGAAATGCGTCTTTACTACTATCCGAAAGGCACCAACACCGTGGTGGTGCTGCCAATCGGTATCGGTGAGTTAGGCAAAGATACGCCGATGGACTGGGTCACCAGCGTTCAACGTAAGAAAGATGGCCCGACCTGGACACCAACCAAGAAGATGCATGAAGAGTACGCCGCTCGCGGTGAAAAACTGCTGGATGTCTTCCCGGCGGGTCCGGACAACCCGATGGGTCTGTACGCGCTGTATATCGGCCGCCTGTATGCCATTCACGGCACCAATGCCAACTTCGGTATTGGCCTGCGTGTCAGCCACGGTTGCGTACGTCTGCGTGCTGACGACATTAAATGGCTGTTCGACAATGTGCCGGTTGGCACCCGCGTTCAGTTTATTAACCAGCCGGTGAAAGCCAGCATCGAGCCAGACGGTTCACGCTACGTGGAAATTCACAATCCGCTCTCCACTACCGAAGAGCAGTTTAATTCACGTGAGCCGGTGCCAATCACCATCACCCCAGCCGTCAGTAAAGTGGTGGTTGATGCGTCAGTGAATCAGGCAGCAATGGACACTGCGCTGAAAGCACGCAGCGGTATGCCGACCAAAGTGAACGGCCTGTCAGAAAACGGTGAATCTGCACCGGTAGTTATTCCGGAATCGGATAACGCCCTGCCGCAGGAGCAGGCGATGACGCCAGCGACGCCGCAGAGTGCCGGCGCAGTTGAGTCGACTGAGGGTGCAACCGAGCCGACTGATGGCGCAGCACCGATTACTAATCAGGATACTCTTCAAACCGACGCACCGGTTGCCAGCGATACCTCGCTGTAA
- a CDS encoding glycoside hydrolase family 15 protein, with amino-acid sequence MKQVKREIGDHGVIGDLRTCALIANDGTIDYFCWPNLDSPSVFTALLDSDESGLFSIAPEWTDARRQQLYLPDTNILQTRWLAKEGVAEITDYMPLCQQQDKQPRIVRRVKMVRGEARFQLRCAPVHDYARANTQASLKAGLVEFSAAGQPTMSLAGTQPLTVEGAAAVASFTLKDGEHAEFMFGCAEDDHLNNLETDYCFQETSDFWRNWSAKSNYHGRWQEMVNRSALVLKLLTSWQHGSIAAAATFGLPEELGGERNWDYRASWIRDASFSMYALMRLGYVSEAKDFTQWVGRCVENSHDEEEKLQIMYRLDSGTELHELELLNLSGYAGSAPVRIGNDAWRQTQLDIYGELMDAIYLANKYGEAISHRGWENVCRMIDHVCENWNQPDAGIWEMRGEPQHFLHSRLMCWVALDRALRLGMKRSLSMPYERWDRVRAEIRADIWNNFWSDELGHFTATRHGDALDASMLLMPLVRFVGATDPEWLATLDAIKQNLVSDGLVRRYNVEETPADGLEGEEGAFVACSFWYVECLARAGRVDEAHFEFEKLLSYANPLGLYAEEFDARGYPLGNTPQALSHLALISAAFFLNRKLSGEVPLWQP; translated from the coding sequence ATGAAACAAGTTAAGCGAGAAATTGGCGATCACGGAGTGATTGGCGACCTGAGAACCTGCGCGCTGATTGCCAATGATGGCACCATTGATTACTTCTGCTGGCCTAATCTCGACAGCCCATCCGTCTTCACCGCCCTGCTCGACAGCGATGAGTCCGGATTATTCAGTATTGCCCCGGAGTGGACCGACGCGCGCCGCCAGCAACTCTATCTGCCTGATACCAACATTCTGCAAACCCGCTGGCTGGCAAAAGAGGGCGTGGCGGAAATCACCGACTATATGCCGCTTTGTCAGCAGCAGGATAAACAGCCGCGCATTGTTCGCCGGGTAAAAATGGTTCGTGGAGAAGCTCGCTTTCAACTGCGCTGCGCGCCGGTGCATGATTATGCCCGCGCCAATACGCAAGCCAGTCTGAAAGCGGGTTTAGTTGAGTTTTCTGCCGCCGGACAGCCGACGATGAGTCTGGCAGGAACCCAGCCGTTAACCGTCGAGGGTGCCGCCGCCGTCGCCAGTTTTACGCTGAAAGACGGTGAACACGCCGAATTTATGTTTGGTTGCGCCGAAGACGATCATCTCAACAATCTGGAAACCGACTACTGCTTTCAGGAAACCTCTGATTTCTGGCGCAACTGGTCGGCTAAAAGTAATTATCACGGGCGCTGGCAAGAGATGGTCAACCGTTCAGCGCTGGTGCTTAAGCTACTGACTTCATGGCAACATGGCTCAATTGCCGCCGCCGCCACGTTTGGCCTGCCGGAAGAGCTGGGTGGCGAACGCAACTGGGATTATCGCGCCTCATGGATTCGTGACGCCTCCTTCAGTATGTACGCGCTGATGCGGCTGGGCTATGTCTCGGAAGCGAAAGACTTTACCCAATGGGTTGGTCGCTGTGTTGAAAACAGCCATGATGAAGAAGAGAAATTGCAGATCATGTACCGGCTGGACAGCGGCACTGAACTGCATGAGCTCGAGCTGCTGAATCTCTCCGGCTACGCTGGCTCCGCGCCGGTTCGCATCGGTAATGATGCCTGGCGGCAAACCCAGCTGGATATTTATGGCGAGCTGATGGATGCCATCTACCTGGCGAATAAATATGGCGAGGCGATTTCGCATCGCGGCTGGGAAAATGTCTGCCGGATGATCGATCACGTCTGTGAAAACTGGAACCAGCCCGATGCCGGTATCTGGGAAATGCGCGGCGAACCGCAGCATTTTCTGCACTCGCGCCTGATGTGTTGGGTGGCGCTCGACCGTGCGCTGCGGCTGGGAATGAAACGCTCGCTGTCGATGCCTTATGAACGCTGGGACCGGGTACGCGCAGAGATTCGCGCCGATATCTGGAACAATTTCTGGAGTGATGAACTCGGCCACTTCACCGCCACCCGCCACGGTGATGCGCTGGATGCCTCGATGCTGCTGATGCCACTGGTGCGTTTTGTCGGTGCGACCGATCCGGAATGGCTGGCAACGCTGGATGCCATTAAACAGAATCTGGTCAGCGATGGCTTAGTGCGCCGCTACAACGTTGAAGAAACCCCTGCCGACGGTCTGGAAGGTGAGGAAGGGGCATTTGTTGCCTGCTCATTCTGGTACGTTGAGTGTCTGGCGCGTGCCGGTCGGGTAGATGAAGCGCACTTTGAGTTTGAAAAGCTGCTAAGTTATGCCAATCCACTCGGCCTGTATGCGGAAGAGTTTGACGCACGCGGCTACCCACTGGGCAATACGCCGCAGGCACTCAGTCATCTGGCACTTATCAGCGCCGCATTCTTTCTTAACCGGAAACTGAGTGGTGAAGTGCCACTCTGGCAGCCCTGA
- a CDS encoding DUF3772 domain-containing protein, translating into MSTLFTFIRVCLLAFITLTPALSMAADAISPPVANSDEAPKVNASAELQKMQKILDKIKGQVSGDNNNDGKLGQLNDMALELSSSADTLVQALIPQRAQLVAQLAVLGPAPTAESGVKETPEMTRQRKSLESQKSKLDDQIKQAEALKNNTLNLSSQIISLRRDAMKTQLALNSGSIFGTRFWAPLFGTDNSDGQKISSFADELAATAALSWEPEWRFGTIAWILAALLVATLGRRYCEEFFAWISIHKMPEGRLRRSFLATTTALTTLVAVLLAFNFIDQAFTRRAEVTQDVQDFVDKLVQLSVFCGLIAGLGRAYLSTRRPSWRLPAISNEVATALKPFPPLTASLVFIFQTVESFNSSAGTSIGTTIWANGLTALLVGATALSISFRTSRARRKMLHAGLQPEVRSTLVGLIQLAITLTGLAILASLVIGYVTLSRFLSYELIWIGIVLGSFWMLSQLVQDSCESLLSTNNTTGKRLQTSLNIEERHLSQAAALLSAIGKTALVLFAAVAILNGTLGTSTPIELLQKAIEFWGGKGLESLNIVPAHLVNAFLCLVVGIYVLRSVKRWLDKDFLPKTTMDTGMRVSLVTLFSNVGYVLIILLTLSTIGLQWNKLAWIVSALSVGIGFGLQEIVKNFISGLILLTERPVKVGDLVSISGIEGDIRRINVRATEIQLGDKSTVIVPNSQFISQNVRNATMGNAQGVATITLTFPLDIDPVLVRQLLLDVYNDNERILDTPEPSVSFKDLTPGGIVLSVTGNVASPRQVSGAKSDLLFDILTRLRKEGVVLSSPQTMVIERKNGNMVLKEAE; encoded by the coding sequence ATGTCAACGTTGTTCACTTTTATACGTGTGTGTTTACTGGCGTTTATCACGCTGACACCAGCATTAAGTATGGCAGCGGATGCTATTTCGCCGCCTGTCGCTAATAGCGATGAAGCGCCGAAGGTTAATGCCTCGGCTGAACTGCAGAAAATGCAGAAAATACTCGATAAAATTAAAGGGCAGGTTTCCGGCGACAATAATAACGACGGCAAACTCGGGCAGCTTAATGATATGGCGCTGGAGCTTTCCAGCAGCGCCGATACTCTGGTTCAGGCACTGATTCCACAACGGGCGCAGCTGGTTGCGCAACTGGCGGTGCTTGGCCCGGCTCCGACGGCAGAGAGCGGTGTTAAAGAGACGCCGGAGATGACGCGTCAGCGTAAATCGCTGGAGAGCCAGAAAAGTAAACTGGACGATCAGATCAAGCAGGCTGAAGCGCTTAAAAACAACACGCTGAATCTGTCATCGCAAATTATCAGCCTGCGCCGTGATGCGATGAAAACCCAGCTGGCGCTGAATTCCGGCAGTATTTTTGGCACGCGTTTTTGGGCGCCGTTATTTGGTACGGATAATTCCGACGGCCAGAAAATCAGTAGCTTCGCCGACGAGTTAGCGGCAACTGCTGCACTTTCGTGGGAACCCGAGTGGCGTTTCGGCACCATCGCCTGGATTCTTGCGGCGTTGCTGGTAGCGACGCTGGGGCGACGTTATTGCGAAGAGTTTTTTGCCTGGATAAGCATTCATAAAATGCCGGAAGGGCGTCTGCGCCGCAGCTTCCTCGCCACGACTACCGCACTGACTACGCTGGTGGCGGTGTTGCTGGCATTTAACTTTATCGATCAGGCCTTTACCCGCCGGGCAGAAGTTACCCAGGATGTGCAGGACTTCGTGGATAAGCTGGTACAGCTCAGCGTGTTCTGTGGCCTGATTGCCGGCCTGGGGCGGGCATACCTCTCTACCCGCCGTCCGTCATGGCGACTGCCTGCTATCTCGAATGAGGTGGCTACCGCGCTGAAACCTTTCCCGCCGCTTACCGCCTCACTGGTGTTTATCTTCCAGACGGTGGAGTCATTTAACAGCAGCGCCGGAACCAGCATCGGTACCACGATCTGGGCCAATGGCTTAACCGCACTGCTGGTCGGCGCAACGGCACTATCGATCAGTTTCCGCACCAGCCGGGCGCGTCGCAAAATGCTGCATGCAGGTCTGCAACCTGAAGTGCGTTCCACACTGGTTGGCCTGATTCAGCTGGCGATTACTCTGACCGGGTTAGCAATACTCGCCTCGCTGGTGATTGGTTACGTCACCCTGAGCCGCTTTCTCAGTTATGAGCTGATCTGGATTGGCATTGTGCTGGGCTCTTTCTGGATGCTCAGCCAGTTAGTTCAGGATAGCTGCGAAAGCCTGTTGTCGACCAATAATACCACCGGTAAACGCTTGCAGACCTCGCTGAATATTGAGGAGCGCCATCTGTCGCAGGCGGCAGCACTGCTGTCGGCCATCGGTAAAACCGCCCTGGTGCTGTTTGCCGCCGTCGCCATACTGAACGGCACGCTCGGCACCTCAACGCCGATTGAGTTGCTGCAAAAAGCGATCGAATTCTGGGGTGGTAAAGGGCTGGAATCGCTGAATATTGTGCCCGCGCATCTGGTGAATGCTTTTCTCTGCCTGGTGGTCGGCATTTATGTACTGCGTTCGGTAAAACGCTGGCTGGATAAAGACTTTCTGCCCAAAACCACCATGGACACCGGCATGCGCGTGTCGCTGGTGACGCTGTTCAGCAATGTTGGCTACGTGCTGATTATTTTGCTGACGCTCTCAACCATCGGTTTGCAGTGGAACAAACTGGCGTGGATAGTCAGTGCATTATCAGTCGGTATTGGTTTTGGCTTGCAGGAGATCGTTAAAAACTTTATTTCCGGCTTAATTTTGTTGACCGAACGTCCGGTTAAAGTTGGTGACCTGGTCAGCATTAGCGGCATTGAGGGCGATATTCGTCGCATTAATGTGCGCGCCACTGAAATTCAGCTCGGTGATAAATCGACGGTAATTGTGCCTAACTCACAGTTTATCTCGCAAAACGTGCGTAATGCTACGATGGGCAACGCGCAAGGGGTGGCGACCATTACGCTGACGTTCCCGCTGGATATTGATCCGGTGCTGGTGCGTCAGCTGCTGTTGGACGTGTATAACGATAACGAGCGTATTCTTGATACGCCGGAGCCGTCGGTGTCATTTAAAGACTTAACGCCAGGTGGCATTGTACTGAGCGTTACCGGCAACGTCGCCAGCCCACGTCAGGTGAGTGGGGCGAAAAGTGATTTGCTGTTCGATATTCTTACTCGCTTACGTAAAGAGGGCGTGGTGCTGTCATCGCCACAAACCATGGTGATTGAACGTAAGAACGGCAATATGGTGCTGAAAGAGGCGGAGTAG
- a CDS encoding Yip1 family protein codes for MNHVWGLLAHPNQEMREIKQEDESVSHHYTHHVLVMAAIPVISAFIGTTQLGWNLGAGRTIQLSLITGIALAVMFYVLILGGVAVMGRVIHWMARDYPQRPSLQRCTVFAGYVATPLFLSGLVALYPLVWLCLFVGALALVYTGYLLYVGIPLFLNIDREESLRFSGSTLAIGILVFEVLLALTVMIWGYGYLMF; via the coding sequence ATGAATCATGTCTGGGGACTTCTGGCGCATCCCAATCAGGAAATGCGCGAAATCAAGCAAGAGGACGAGAGCGTTTCCCATCACTACACTCATCATGTACTGGTGATGGCGGCGATCCCGGTAATTAGCGCGTTTATCGGCACCACCCAACTGGGGTGGAATCTGGGTGCAGGACGCACTATTCAACTGTCTCTGATCACCGGTATTGCGTTAGCGGTAATGTTTTATGTGCTCATCCTCGGTGGCGTGGCGGTGATGGGGCGGGTCATTCACTGGATGGCGCGTGACTATCCGCAGCGACCCAGCCTGCAACGCTGTACGGTTTTTGCCGGTTATGTTGCCACACCGCTGTTTTTGAGCGGGCTGGTGGCGCTCTATCCGCTGGTATGGCTGTGCCTGTTTGTCGGTGCGCTGGCGCTGGTTTATACCGGTTATCTGTTATACGTCGGCATTCCGCTGTTCCTGAATATTGACCGTGAAGAGAGCCTGCGTTTTTCCGGTTCGACACTGGCCATCGGCATCCTGGTGTTTGAAGTATTACTGGCACTGACGGTAATGATTTGGGGCTACGGATATCTGATGTTTTAA
- a CDS encoding SDR family oxidoreductase, whose translation MSKPTNKVAIVTASDSGIGQASAIMLAQQGFDIGITWRSDSEGAEQTAQQVRDLGKKAEIEQLDLADPQQGGKSLEQLIARMGRIDVLVNNAGVNIKADFLETTFEDWRKVFSVNVDGAFVCAQIAARHMVKQGEGGRIINITSVHEHTPLPGSVAYSASKHALGGLTQSMALSLLPHKILVNAVAPGAIATPMNQMNSGDAHQIPMPEIPAGRPGDSREIASMVAWLCSQWSSYTTGQSFIIDGGFSLANPQFFMQRQ comes from the coding sequence ATGAGTAAGCCAACGAACAAAGTGGCGATCGTCACCGCATCGGATTCCGGAATTGGTCAGGCATCGGCAATTATGCTGGCGCAGCAGGGATTTGATATTGGTATTACCTGGCGCTCAGACAGTGAAGGCGCAGAGCAGACGGCGCAGCAGGTGCGCGACCTCGGCAAGAAAGCCGAAATCGAACAGCTCGACCTTGCCGATCCTCAGCAGGGTGGTAAGTCGCTGGAGCAGCTGATTGCCCGGATGGGGCGCATTGATGTGCTGGTCAACAATGCCGGGGTCAATATCAAAGCTGATTTTCTTGAAACCACTTTTGAAGACTGGCGCAAAGTGTTTAGCGTAAATGTTGACGGAGCCTTTGTCTGCGCGCAAATTGCTGCGCGACATATGGTTAAGCAGGGCGAAGGGGGACGTATAATTAATATTACCTCGGTGCATGAGCATACGCCGTTGCCAGGCTCAGTTGCCTACAGTGCCAGTAAGCACGCGCTGGGAGGCCTGACCCAGTCGATGGCACTCAGTCTGTTACCGCATAAAATTTTGGTCAATGCGGTCGCCCCGGGAGCAATAGCCACGCCGATGAACCAGATGAACAGTGGTGATGCGCATCAGATCCCGATGCCAGAAATTCCCGCCGGGCGCCCCGGTGATTCGCGTGAGATCGCCAGTATGGTCGCCTGGCTCTGTTCGCAATGGTCGAGCTACACCACCGGCCAGTCATTTATTATTGATGGTGGTTTTAGCCTGGCGAATCCGCAGTTTTTTATGCAACGTCAGTGA